The following proteins are encoded in a genomic region of Vulpes vulpes isolate BD-2025 chromosome X, VulVul3, whole genome shotgun sequence:
- the NHS gene encoding actin remodeling regulator NHS isoform X5: MLGQRPKNPVHNIPSTLDKQTNWSKALPLPTPEEKMKQDAQVISSCIIPINVTGVGFDREASIRCSLVHSQSVLQRRRKLRRRKTISGIPRRVQQEIDSDESPVARERNVIVHTNPDPSNTVNRRSGTRDSECQTEDILIAAPSRRRIRAQRGQSIAASLSHSAGNISALADKGDTMFTTAVSSRTRSRSLPREGNRSGDAEPKVGAKPSAYEEGEPFMGDQERTPNDCSEAPSSPSAQEHQPALGLACSQHLHSPQHKLNERGRSRLSRMAADSGSCDISSNSDTFGSPIHCISTAGVLLSSHMDQKDDHQSSSGNWSGSSSTCPSQTSETIPPAASPPLTGSSHCDSELSLNTAPHANEDANVFVTEQYNDHLDKVRGHRANSFTSTVADLLDDPNNSNTSDSEWNYLHHHHDASCRQDFSPERPKADSLGCPSFTSMATYDSFLEKSPSDKADTSSHFSVDTEGYYTSMHFDCGLKGNKSYVCHYAALGPENGQGIGVPPTLPDCTWQDYLDHRRQGRPSISFRKPKAKPTPPKRSSSLRKSDGNADISEKKEPKISSGQLLPHSSREMKLPLDFSNTPSLMDNANLAIKQESSWMNQSEHGIKEPQLDTSDIPPFKDEGAESTHYADLWLLNDLKTNDPYRSLSNSSTATGTTVIECIKSPESSESQTSQSESRATTPSLPSVDNEFKLASPEKLAGLASPSSGYSSQSETPTSSFPTAFFSGPLSPGGSKRKPKVPERKSSLQQPSLKDGALSLSKDLELPIIPPTHLDLSALHSVLNKPFHHRHPLHVFTHSKQNPVGETLRSNPPPSLAITPTVLKSVNLRSISKSEEVKPKEGNNTDLPYLEDSTLTMAALSPGKIKPHMAKKSVSRQYSTEDTILSFLDSSAVEIGPDKLQLEKKRTFDVKNHCDPETATTSAGSNLLDSSVTKDQIQMESEPIPENTPSKNCDFPTEGFQMVSVAHPNDLDGKVLQYGGGPDGAVAQVQKPSSADWEGAAHPESVDVLTAQSNSPTRPTDISSQLKHQLGMSRHHDKVPGNISYEAELSSANSCPEKCSEQENIASGISAQSASDNSGAEETQGSVDEVSLKESSPSDDSMISPLSEDSQAEAEGVFVSPNKPRTTEDLFAVIHRSKRKVLGRKDSGDMSARSKSRASLGSSSSSNAGSVTLPNSSVTSPNSQRSPGLIYRNAKKSNTSNEEFKLLLLKKGSRSDSSYRMSATEILKSPILPKPPGELTAESPQSTQEAHQGAPGAEALSPLSPCSPRVNAEGFSSKNFATSAAARVGRSRAPPAASSSRYSVRCRLYNAPMQAISEGETENSDGSPHDDRSSQSST, from the exons ATGTTAGGGCAGAGGCCGAAAAACCCAGTACACAATATCCCTTCAACACTGGACAAGCAGACCAACTGGAGCAAAGCACTGCCTCTCCCAACaccagaggagaaaatgaaacaagatgCCCAAGTGATTTCTTCTTGCATTATTCCCATCAATGTCACTG GAGTTGGTTTTGACAGAGAGGCTAGTATACGCTGCTCTCTTGTTCATTCACAATCCGTACTACAGCGGAGACGAAAACTGAGGAGGAGGAAAACCATCTCGGGTATCCCCAGAAGAGTCCAACAAGAAATAG ATTCTGATGAATCCCCTGTGGCCAGGGAAAGGAATGTGATTGTGCACACAAATCCAGACCCTTCCAACACTGTCAATAGGAGGTCTGGAACCAGGGACTCAGAGTGCCAAACCGAAGATATCCTGATTGCTGCTCCATCCAGAAGGAGAATCAGAGCTCAAAGGGGTCAAAGCATAGCAGCTTCCCTTTCTCATTCTGCTGGCAACATCTCTGCATTGGCTGACAAAGGTGACACCATGTTTACAACTGCAGTGAGCAGCCGTACAAGATCTCGGAGCCTTCCCCGGGAGGGCAACAGAAGTGGGGATGCTGAGCCCAAAGTTGGTGCTAAACCCTCAGCATATGAAGAGGGGGAGCCTTTCATGGGCGACCAAGAAAGAACCCCTAATGATTGCAGTGAGGCCCCCAGCAGCCCAAGTGCACAGGAACACCAGCCTGCTTTGGGTCTGGCTTGTTCTCAACATCTTCACAGCCCCCAGCACAAGTTAAATGAGAGAGGGAGGTCACGTCTGTCCCGAATGGCTGCTGACTCTGGCAGTTGTGACATCTCCTCCAACTCAGACACCTTTGGGAGCCCCATCCACTGCATCTCCACGGCGGGTGTCCTCCTCAGCAGCCACATGGACCAGAAAGATGACCATCAGTCATCCAGTGGGAACTGGAGTGGGAGCAGCTCCACATGCCCCTCACAGACCTCAGAGACAATCCCTCCTGCAGCTTCTCCTCCCCTCACTGGCTCTTCACACTGTGACTCAGAGTTGTCACTAAACACAGCCCCTCATGCTAATGAGGATGCCAATGTCTTCGTGACAGAGCAGTACAATGACCACCTGGATAAAGTGAGAGGCCACCGGGCAAACTCTTTTACCTCCACTGTGGCGGATCTGCTGGATGACCCCAACAATAGCAACACCAGTGACAGTGAGTGGAATTACCTACACCACCATCACGATGCCTCCTGCCGCCAGGATTTTAGTCCTGAGCGCCCCAAGGCAGACAGCCTGGGCTGCCCGAGCTTCACAAGCATGGCCACTTATGACAGCTTTCTGGAAAAGTCTCCATCAGACAAAGCAGACACTAGCTCTCACTTTTCAGTGGACACAGAAGGATACTACACTTCCATGCACTTTGACTGTGGTCTTAAAGGTAATAAGAGCTATGTGTGTCACTATGCAGCCCTGGGCCCAGAGAATGGCCAGGGCATTGGGGTTCCTCCGACTCTTCCGGACTGTACCTGGCAGGACTACTTAGACCACAGGAGGCAGGGGAGACCAAGCATCTCTTTCAGGAAACCAAAGGCAAAGCCGACCCCACCTAAACGTAGCTCATCTTTGAGGAAGTCCGATGGAAATGCAGACATTTCTGAGAAGAAAGAACCAAAGATAAGCAGTGGCCAGCTCCTGCCTCACAGTTCCAGGGAAATGAAGCTGCCTCTTGATTTCTCCAACACGCCTTCTCTAATGGACAATGCCAACCTTGCCATCAAGCAAGAGTCTTCTTGGATGAACCAGAGTGAACATGGTATCAAGGAACCTCAGTTAGACACTTCAGATATTCCGCCATTCAAAGATGAAGGTGCTGAATCGACTCACTATGCAGATCTCTGGCTTCTAAATGACTTGAAAACAAATGATCCTTACAGATCTTTATCCAATTCAAGCACTGCTACGGGTACCACAGTTATTGAATGCATCAAGTCTCCAGAGAGCTCTGAATCCCAAACATCCCAGTCAGAATCAAGAGCCACCACCCCATCCCTTCCTTCTGTTGACAATGAGTTTAAACTGGCTTCACCAGAAAAGCTGGCAGGCTTGGCATCTCCATCAAGTGGCTACTCGAGCCAGTCTGAAACACCGACCTCCTCTTTCCCTACAGCTTTCTTTTCTGGCCCACTGTCTCCTGGAGGTAGCAAAAGAAAACCGaaagttccagaaagaaaatcCTCACTACAGCAGCCCTCTTTAAAAGATGGAGCTCTATCACTGAGTAAAGACCTTGAACTTCCAATTATACCTCCTACCCATCTTGACCTAAGTGCTCTTCATAGTGTCTTGAATAAACCATTCCACCACCGTCACCCATTGCATGTTTTTACTCATAGTAAACAGAACCCAGTAGGAGAAACACTGCGGTCAAATCCTCCACCATCCCTTGCAATCACACCAACAGTCCTGAAATCTGTTAACCTGAGGTCCATCAGTAAATCTGAAGAAGTTAAGCCAAAAGAGGGCAACAATACAGATCTCCCCTACTTGGAGGACAGCACTCTCACAATGGCTGCCCTGTCTCCAGGTAAGATTAAGCCACACATGGCTAAGAAATCAGTATCACGTCAGTATTCCACTGAAGACACCATACTGTCCTTTTTAGACTCCTCTGCAGTTGAGATAGGACCAGATAAACTACAGTTAGAGAAAAAACGTACTTTTGATGTAAAGAATCATTGTGACCCAGAAACAGCAACAACCTCAGCTGGTAGCAATCTTCTAGATTCAAGTGTGACAAAAGACCAAATACAAATGGAAAGTGAGCCTATTCCAGAAAACACACCAAGTAAAAATTGTGACTTTCCCACAGAAGGATTTCAGATGGTCTCTGTTGCCCACCCAAATGATTTGGATGGTAAAGTACTACAATATGGAGGTGGTCCAGATGGAGCCGTTGCACAAGTGCAGAAGCCATCCTCTGCAGATTGGGAGGGAGCCGCACACCCTGAGTCTGTGGATGTGCTCACAGCTCAGTCAAACTCGCCAACCAGACCCACAGACATAAGCAGTCAACTTAAGCATCAACTTGGGATGAGCCGCCACCATGACAAAGTGCCTGGGAATATCAGCTATGAAGCAGAGCTATCAAGTGCAAATTCATGCCCTGAAAAATGTTCCGAGCAAGAAAATATCGCTTCAGGTATTTCAGCCCAAAGTGCCTCTGATAACAGCGGAGCAGAGGAGACCCAAGGAAGTGTGGACGAGGTTTCACTGAAAG AATCGTCACCGAGTGATGACTCTATGATTTCGCCACTTAGTGAAGACTCTCAGGCTGAAGCAGAAGGTGTGTTTGTGTCTCCAAACAAACCTCGTACAACTGAAGATTTGTTTGCAGTCATTCACAG gtcGAAGAGGAAAGTACTTGGAAGAAAAGATTCTGGGGATATGTCTGCTCGAAGCAAATCAAGAGCTTCTCTtggcagcagtagcagcagcaacgCTGGCTCTGTCACTTTGCCCAACAGTAGCGTGACCAGCCCAAACAGCCAGAGGTCTCCTGGCCTCATCTACCGAAATGCCAAAAAGTCTAACACATCGAATGAAGAGTTTAAGCTGTTACTCCTCAAGAAAGGAAGTCGCTCAGATTCTAGTTACCGCATGTCTGCTACTGAGATCCTGAAAAGTCCCATCCTGCCCAAACCTCCTGGAGAGCTCACAGCTGAATCCCCACAAAGCACCCAGGAGGCccatcagggggcacctggggctgAGGCTTTGTCCCCACTCTCTCCATGCTCCCCAAGAGTTAATGCAGAAGGGTTTTCCTCAAAGAACTTTGCCACCTCAGCAGCAGCAAGGGTGGGACGCTCCCGAGCTCCCCCTGCGGCCAGCAGCAGCCGCTACAGCGTCCGCTGCAGGCTGTACAATGCACCCATGCAGGCCATCTCTGAGGGTGAGACAGAAAATTCTGATGGAAGCCCACATGATGACCGATCCTCCCAGAGCTCAACATAG